A portion of the Acidisarcina polymorpha genome contains these proteins:
- a CDS encoding TetR/AcrR family transcriptional regulator encodes MESSESESTMSQNTSHRSSFELGRREAILQAASEHVRHYGYQKTTVADIAKAIQLSPAYLYHFFDSKQAIGEAVCTLMLEDLIKNLANLLAQIDSPGECIIIIISNIAVASTNMFLEDRKMHDLMALSFREKWASTEKYRSDLLKIVREVVIRGREIGEFERKTPLDETCEAIHYTMEPFYDPILVQQNPLELPEEAVAVAKLVRRSLTL; translated from the coding sequence TGGTCGACGCGAGGCCATTTTGCAGGCTGCCAGTGAGCATGTTCGCCATTACGGTTACCAAAAAACGACCGTCGCAGACATCGCAAAAGCCATCCAGCTCTCCCCTGCTTACCTGTACCACTTCTTTGATTCAAAACAGGCAATCGGAGAAGCCGTGTGTACTTTGATGCTTGAGGATCTAATCAAGAATTTAGCAAACCTGTTGGCCCAGATAGACTCACCAGGGGAGTGCATCATTATTATTATCAGCAATATAGCTGTAGCCTCTACAAATATGTTTCTCGAGGATCGAAAGATGCATGATCTCATGGCTCTGTCATTTCGAGAGAAGTGGGCCTCAACGGAAAAATACCGTTCCGACCTCCTAAAAATCGTTCGCGAGGTGGTGATTCGCGGACGCGAAATAGGCGAATTTGAAAGGAAGACGCCCCTCGATGAGACCTGCGAGGCAATTCACTACACCATGGAACCTTTCTACGATCCGATTCTTGTTCAACAGAACCCGCTAGAGCTGCCGGAGGAGGCCGTCGCTGTGGCAAAGCTGGTGCGAAGATCACTCACTTTATGA
- a CDS encoding efflux RND transporter periplasmic adaptor subunit, translating to MRNFQFSITALALAAYVIGLAGCNHKVEADPRTEPELVRVAEVVVSSGSTRSFTGVVTARVQSNLGFRIPGKITKRLVDTGQFVRAGQLLMTIDQTDYSHAITARNETVAAAKAKAEEAAADEARYRGLVKTGAISASTYDQVKAASDAAQAELQAAQAQAHVAQDEGDYSKLTADADGTVVETMGEPGQVVAAGQTVVRLAHAGPREAAINLPETVRPKLGTAANASVYGQTSGVTARLRQLSDAADPLTRTFEARYVLGGPGANAPLGATVTVRLDGGSEDLYSVPIASIIDLGQGTGVWELNTQTNTVAFHPVHIHNLTEEEAILTDGVHSGEKIIALGVHLLHDGERVRVEEVRAEVKR from the coding sequence GTGAGGAATTTTCAATTCAGCATTACAGCCCTGGCCCTTGCCGCATATGTAATCGGCCTCGCCGGTTGCAACCACAAGGTCGAAGCCGATCCACGAACCGAGCCCGAATTAGTCCGGGTCGCCGAGGTGGTGGTCTCATCCGGCTCCACCCGTTCATTTACCGGCGTCGTTACCGCGCGTGTCCAAAGCAACTTGGGTTTCCGAATTCCCGGAAAGATCACAAAGCGTCTCGTAGATACCGGTCAGTTTGTCCGCGCCGGTCAGCTTTTGATGACTATCGACCAGACCGATTACTCGCATGCGATTACCGCAAGGAACGAGACGGTCGCCGCAGCGAAGGCCAAAGCTGAAGAAGCTGCCGCAGATGAGGCTCGCTACCGCGGGTTGGTGAAGACGGGAGCGATCTCAGCCTCCACCTATGACCAAGTGAAGGCAGCTTCTGATGCTGCTCAGGCCGAACTGCAGGCCGCTCAGGCGCAAGCCCATGTCGCACAGGACGAAGGCGACTACTCAAAACTCACCGCAGATGCCGACGGAACTGTCGTCGAAACAATGGGGGAACCAGGACAGGTGGTAGCCGCCGGTCAGACAGTCGTGCGTCTCGCACATGCCGGCCCACGCGAAGCTGCAATAAACCTCCCCGAAACTGTACGCCCAAAGCTGGGAACCGCTGCGAATGCATCGGTGTATGGCCAAACAAGTGGGGTAACCGCCAGGCTGAGACAACTCTCTGACGCCGCTGATCCTCTCACGCGGACATTCGAGGCTCGCTATGTACTGGGGGGCCCTGGCGCGAATGCACCTCTCGGCGCAACGGTCACGGTGCGACTCGACGGCGGAAGCGAGGACCTGTATTCAGTTCCCATCGCTTCCATCATAGATTTGGGTCAAGGCACCGGCGTTTGGGAGTTGAACACTCAAACTAACACCGTCGCCTTCCATCCTGTTCACATACATAATCTGACCGAAGAGGAGGCGATTCTGACAGATGGCGTGCATTCGGGCGAGAAGATCATCGCGCTTGGGGTCCATCTTCTTCACGACGGAGAACGTGTTCGCGTAGAGGAAGTTCGCGCGGAGGTTAAACGATGA
- a CDS encoding efflux RND transporter permease subunit, which translates to MNLHDKEHSEFHVHDTTGPEFREKVTESFLNLSAIAVREKAVTFFLLLAVIGAGVFAFFQLGRAEDPTFTVKVFTVAAVWPGATAQEMQDLVAEPLEKRMQELRTYDRVETFTRPGLALMKVSLKDSMNPKEVPEEFYQARKKLGDEAHKLPQGTYGPFINDEYSDVTFALYSVEAHGLPLRTLTREAETLRQRLLQVPGVKKIDIVGERPERIFVEFSYARLATLGVSPQQIFDALVKQNAVTPSGSVDTKDQQVFIRLDGALNDLQKIRDTPIVAGGRTLTLSDIAEVKRGYEDPTTFMIRHNGEDSLVLSIVMKEAWNGLDLGKALEAEQKKISTELPAGMVFSKVTDQAVNIREAYDEFMLKFCVALAVVMIVSLISLGWRVGIVVAAAVPLVLAAVFVVMFATGRVFDRVTLGALILALGLLVDDAIIVIESMVVKMEEGWDRVQAAGYSWGHTAAPRLAGALVTAIGLMPVGFGKSTAGEYAGNIFWVVAFALLVSWLVAATFTPYLGVTLLPNVTPIAGGHEAIYSTPGYQKLRRLVAGAVKFKFLVAGIVVAILVASFVGMSFVRQQFFPASDRPEMLVEVTLPQGSSIETTSGASAKVENWLRKQPEAKIVTAYIGGGAPRFFLSYNPELPNPNFSKIIVLTPDEKQRDALKLRLQQQVAAGIAPEARIRASQLVFGPYTPWPVEFRVMGPDVEKVRDIAAQVKQVMVASPNTRQANEDWGEKAPTVHFVLDQDRLHLLGLTSSDAGLQIQFLLTGIPVSQVREDIRTVDIVARSAGADRLDPSRLQDMTIISHDGKLIPISQIGYVEVRQEEPILKRRDRLTTITVECDIAEGLQPPQVSGELLKSIQPIIAKLPSGYKIEVGGNVEESNKANVALASVFPIMIILMLTVIMLQVRSFSAMFMVVLTAPLGLAGTVPTLLLFHQPFGFNAILGLIALAGIIMRNTLILIGQIKSNQEEEGMNSYDAVVEATVQRARPVLLTALAAVLAFIPLTFSVFWGSMAYTLIGGTFVGTLLTLSFLPALYSIWYGVKPNSVPANKGEVLLAEA; encoded by the coding sequence ATGAACCTTCACGACAAAGAGCACAGCGAGTTCCATGTTCACGACACGACTGGACCCGAGTTCCGGGAGAAAGTCACCGAGTCGTTCCTCAACCTTTCAGCGATAGCGGTACGCGAAAAAGCCGTCACGTTCTTCTTGCTTCTTGCCGTAATCGGAGCCGGAGTCTTTGCGTTCTTTCAGCTTGGCCGGGCTGAAGACCCCACGTTTACCGTGAAAGTTTTCACAGTCGCCGCCGTTTGGCCGGGTGCGACCGCACAAGAGATGCAGGATCTAGTCGCAGAACCGCTCGAGAAGCGAATGCAGGAACTCCGGACCTACGATAGGGTAGAGACGTTTACACGTCCCGGCCTAGCCCTCATGAAGGTATCCCTGAAGGACAGCATGAACCCCAAGGAGGTTCCTGAGGAGTTTTACCAGGCTCGCAAGAAACTAGGGGACGAAGCACATAAGTTGCCACAGGGCACGTATGGCCCGTTCATCAATGACGAATATTCGGACGTCACCTTTGCACTCTATTCCGTGGAAGCACATGGTCTACCTTTGCGCACGCTGACGCGTGAAGCAGAAACGCTGCGCCAACGACTGCTGCAGGTGCCTGGTGTAAAGAAGATCGATATTGTTGGTGAGCGTCCCGAACGCATCTTCGTTGAGTTCTCCTATGCGCGGCTGGCAACGCTCGGCGTCAGTCCACAGCAGATCTTCGACGCACTCGTGAAGCAGAATGCCGTGACACCGTCCGGCTCGGTCGATACAAAGGACCAGCAGGTCTTCATCCGGTTGGACGGTGCGCTCAACGACTTACAAAAGATTCGGGACACACCGATCGTAGCCGGCGGACGCACATTGACGTTATCTGACATCGCCGAGGTGAAGCGCGGCTACGAAGATCCTACGACCTTCATGATCCGGCACAACGGCGAAGATTCCCTCGTCCTCAGCATCGTGATGAAGGAAGCCTGGAATGGCCTTGATCTCGGCAAGGCACTCGAAGCGGAGCAGAAGAAGATTTCGACGGAACTCCCTGCCGGCATGGTTTTCAGCAAGGTCACGGATCAGGCTGTAAACATCCGGGAGGCCTATGACGAATTCATGCTCAAGTTCTGTGTCGCGCTTGCGGTCGTCATGATTGTGAGCTTGATCAGTCTTGGCTGGCGCGTGGGTATTGTGGTCGCTGCAGCCGTCCCCCTTGTACTTGCTGCTGTATTCGTGGTCATGTTCGCTACCGGCCGCGTTTTTGACCGCGTGACGCTCGGTGCGCTCATCCTTGCTCTAGGACTACTTGTCGACGACGCCATCATTGTTATCGAAAGCATGGTTGTCAAGATGGAAGAGGGCTGGGACCGCGTTCAGGCGGCCGGGTATTCATGGGGTCACACGGCCGCACCCCGTCTTGCAGGAGCTCTTGTGACCGCCATCGGACTTATGCCGGTAGGTTTCGGTAAGTCTACGGCGGGCGAGTATGCGGGAAATATCTTCTGGGTTGTAGCGTTCGCCCTGCTGGTGTCGTGGTTAGTGGCAGCGACGTTTACACCGTACCTCGGCGTAACTCTTCTTCCGAACGTAACGCCCATCGCGGGAGGGCACGAGGCGATCTATTCGACCCCCGGTTACCAAAAGCTCCGCAGGCTCGTGGCTGGTGCAGTCAAGTTCAAGTTCCTCGTAGCGGGCATTGTGGTGGCTATCCTGGTGGCATCTTTCGTTGGCATGAGCTTCGTGCGGCAGCAATTCTTCCCTGCCTCCGACCGTCCCGAGATGCTGGTTGAAGTCACCTTGCCTCAGGGCAGCAGCATTGAAACCACGAGCGGGGCAAGTGCCAAGGTGGAAAACTGGCTTCGTAAGCAGCCGGAAGCAAAGATCGTGACTGCGTACATCGGTGGAGGCGCACCAAGGTTCTTTCTCTCTTACAACCCTGAGCTCCCCAACCCAAACTTTTCAAAGATCATCGTTCTGACACCGGATGAAAAGCAGCGTGACGCCCTGAAACTTCGTCTGCAACAACAAGTCGCAGCAGGCATCGCGCCTGAAGCCAGAATCCGCGCTTCGCAACTGGTCTTTGGTCCGTACACGCCCTGGCCGGTCGAGTTTCGCGTAATGGGACCTGATGTCGAAAAGGTTCGCGACATAGCAGCACAGGTCAAACAGGTTATGGTGGCCAGTCCGAACACGCGGCAAGCCAATGAAGATTGGGGAGAAAAGGCTCCCACTGTTCATTTTGTCCTCGATCAAGACCGTCTACATCTCCTCGGCTTGACCTCAAGCGACGCCGGTCTTCAGATCCAGTTCCTGCTCACTGGAATTCCAGTGTCGCAGGTTAGGGAAGACATCAGAACCGTCGATATCGTTGCTAGGAGTGCTGGAGCGGATCGTCTCGATCCAAGCCGACTTCAAGATATGACCATCATCAGCCACGATGGGAAGCTAATCCCAATCAGCCAGATCGGATACGTAGAAGTTCGGCAGGAGGAACCCATCCTGAAGCGTCGCGACCGGCTCACGACGATTACCGTGGAGTGCGACATCGCCGAGGGGCTCCAGCCTCCACAGGTATCGGGTGAACTCCTGAAGTCCATTCAGCCGATCATTGCCAAACTGCCATCGGGCTACAAAATTGAAGTTGGCGGCAACGTCGAGGAGTCCAACAAGGCAAATGTCGCCCTCGCCAGCGTCTTCCCAATCATGATCATCCTGATGCTAACCGTAATCATGCTGCAGGTCAGATCGTTCTCCGCAATGTTCATGGTGGTGTTGACAGCCCCACTCGGGCTCGCTGGTACGGTGCCGACGTTGCTTCTATTCCATCAGCCCTTTGGCTTCAATGCCATCCTCGGACTGATCGCTTTGGCGGGAATCATCATGCGCAATACCCTCATCCTGATCGGCCAAATCAAATCCAATCAGGAAGAAGAGGGCATGAACAGCTACGATGCCGTGGTCGAGGCAACGGTGCAACGCGCAAGGCCGGTACTGCTCACAGCTCTCGCGGCTGTTCTCGCTTTCATTCCTCTCACATTCTCCGTCTTCTGGGGTTCAATGGCATACACCCTGATTGGCGGTACTTTCGTCGGCACGCTTTTGACGCTCTCGTTCCTTCCAGCTCTCTACTCGATCTGGTATGGCGTCAAGCCGAATTCTGTACCGGCGAACAAGGGAGAAGTTCTCTTGGCGGAGGCATAA
- the trxA gene encoding thioredoxin yields MAEKNITDVTDVTFQLDVLESEQPVLVDFWATWCGPCKTLAPAVEEIAAEFDGRLKVMKLDVDQNNATASRFAIRGIPALLLFKGGKEVERIVGLVPKVTISETVLKQMN; encoded by the coding sequence ATGGCAGAAAAAAATATTACCGATGTCACCGACGTCACGTTTCAACTGGATGTTCTGGAATCGGAACAGCCGGTATTGGTTGACTTTTGGGCAACATGGTGTGGCCCGTGCAAAACACTCGCTCCGGCAGTGGAAGAGATCGCTGCTGAATTCGATGGAAGGCTCAAGGTCATGAAGTTGGATGTCGATCAAAACAACGCAACAGCTAGCCGGTTTGCCATCCGCGGCATCCCGGCACTATTGCTCTTCAAGGGCGGGAAAGAAGTTGAACGCATCGTTGGCCTGGTACCCAAGGTCACGATTAGCGAAACGGTGTTGAAGCAGATGAACTAG
- a CDS encoding xanthine dehydrogenase family protein molybdopterin-binding subunit yields MADEPVSTGKPLARVDGPLKVTGGAKYAAEYDVPDLLHGVIVPSSIAKGKITGFDTEEAIAFPGVLKIFTHQNRPWGPHFSLFFKDPMGPPGRPFRPLHNERIHFSGQPVALVVADTFEAARDAAALVRVSYREEAHATDLEKEAVSAYEPPRHRIGVPPTPKPTGDAGTAMAAAPVKVEATYRTSPENHHPMELLATTVHWGADNTITVYDKTQSPKSVQIYLKTAFLFFRRHVRVLSPYVGGAFGLGLRPQQSVFLAVLAAKALKRSVRIVIPRDQMYTLGYRAHAIQTVALGADEFGRLQALKQDAIAATSRNEDAQDPMLYFSGLLYRCDNVSLSYKLAKLDTVSPCDMRGPGATTGMFALESAMDELSYATGQDPLALRYANYTSDDQMEHRRMSSKALMDCYEQGAEKFGWSLRTPAPRSMRDGRELIGWGMATGIWDAALSPLPARATVTLTADNCLEVATSVTDIGTGTYTILTQLAADAMQLPVDRVTTRLGDSSLPYNPTQGGSWTAATAGSAVQAACDKLKKKLLKHSTGREPFNPDMVPRRQFVDLLKGAGKSSMKATATITQLSAGRGFTSATHSAVFAEVRIDEELGVIRVTRIVSAIAAGRILNPLTAQSQIRGASVMAIGKALHEDAAYDHNLGRCMAHSFADYHIPSNADIFDLDVIFVDEKDEEVSPIGAKGLGEIGSVAVAPAIANAVFHATGHRVRELPITIDRLLPGLPRTGGH; encoded by the coding sequence ATGGCCGATGAACCCGTCAGTACAGGTAAGCCTCTTGCGCGTGTCGATGGTCCGCTTAAGGTAACCGGAGGAGCAAAGTATGCCGCGGAATACGACGTCCCGGATTTGCTTCACGGGGTGATCGTTCCCTCCTCCATCGCAAAAGGCAAGATTACTGGCTTCGACACCGAAGAGGCGATCGCCTTTCCTGGCGTACTGAAGATATTCACACATCAGAATCGGCCGTGGGGACCACACTTTAGCCTGTTTTTCAAAGATCCGATGGGGCCTCCCGGCCGACCGTTCCGACCGCTCCATAACGAACGAATCCATTTCAGCGGACAACCGGTGGCCCTCGTGGTCGCCGACACGTTCGAGGCGGCGCGAGATGCCGCCGCGCTGGTCAGAGTCTCTTATCGTGAAGAGGCCCACGCTACTGATCTTGAGAAAGAAGCGGTAAGCGCCTATGAACCGCCAAGGCATCGTATCGGCGTTCCGCCCACCCCGAAGCCGACCGGCGATGCGGGTACCGCCATGGCGGCCGCACCGGTGAAAGTTGAGGCCACGTACCGCACCTCCCCAGAGAACCATCATCCGATGGAACTCCTTGCTACCACCGTCCACTGGGGCGCGGATAACACAATTACCGTATACGACAAGACCCAGAGTCCCAAGAGTGTGCAGATATATCTCAAAACTGCATTCCTGTTCTTCAGGCGCCATGTCCGTGTGCTGAGTCCCTACGTTGGCGGTGCTTTCGGCCTCGGTCTTCGTCCTCAACAATCCGTCTTTTTAGCGGTGCTGGCCGCTAAAGCTCTCAAGCGATCCGTCAGGATCGTGATCCCGAGAGATCAGATGTACACGCTTGGCTATCGAGCTCACGCAATCCAGACGGTAGCTCTTGGTGCAGATGAGTTCGGGCGCCTTCAGGCATTAAAGCAGGACGCAATTGCAGCCACATCCCGCAATGAAGATGCACAGGATCCAATGCTTTACTTCTCGGGTCTGCTGTATCGGTGTGACAACGTCAGCCTCTCGTACAAGCTTGCGAAACTCGACACGGTCTCGCCTTGCGATATGCGCGGACCTGGAGCGACTACCGGAATGTTCGCACTCGAATCGGCCATGGACGAACTCTCCTACGCTACTGGTCAGGACCCGCTTGCTCTGCGCTATGCGAACTACACCAGCGATGATCAAATGGAGCACCGGAGAATGAGTAGCAAAGCCCTAATGGATTGCTACGAGCAGGGCGCTGAAAAGTTCGGGTGGTCTCTGCGTACCCCCGCGCCACGCTCCATGCGCGATGGACGGGAACTGATCGGCTGGGGCATGGCGACCGGCATTTGGGATGCAGCGCTCTCTCCGCTCCCGGCGCGAGCTACCGTCACCCTGACGGCCGACAACTGCCTCGAAGTCGCAACCTCAGTGACTGACATTGGTACCGGAACGTACACGATTCTCACGCAACTCGCCGCCGACGCGATGCAACTTCCAGTCGATCGCGTTACAACCCGTCTCGGAGATTCGTCCCTTCCTTACAACCCAACTCAAGGTGGATCCTGGACTGCTGCGACCGCTGGATCCGCTGTGCAGGCTGCATGCGACAAGTTGAAGAAGAAGCTTCTCAAGCACTCAACAGGCAGAGAGCCCTTCAATCCAGACATGGTTCCAAGACGCCAATTCGTAGATCTTCTCAAAGGAGCCGGGAAGTCGAGTATGAAGGCGACTGCCACGATCACACAGCTTTCCGCAGGCAGGGGGTTTACGAGCGCTACTCATTCCGCAGTTTTCGCAGAAGTGCGCATTGACGAGGAACTTGGTGTAATTCGAGTGACCCGTATTGTCTCAGCGATCGCTGCGGGCCGAATTCTCAACCCTCTGACAGCGCAAAGTCAGATTCGAGGTGCGTCTGTCATGGCCATCGGCAAGGCGCTTCATGAAGATGCGGCCTATGATCACAATCTCGGTCGGTGCATGGCACACAGCTTTGCCGATTATCACATTCCGTCAAATGCCGACATCTTCGATCTGGACGTGATCTTTGTGGACGAAAAGGACGAAGAGGTCAGTCCGATTGGAGCAAAGGGGCTCGGGGAGATCGGCTCCGTGGCCGTGGCTCCCGCCATCGCTAACGCCGTTTTCCATGCTACCGGCCACCGTGTCCGGGAACTCCCCATCACAATTGATCGACTACTTCCGGGATTACCACGCACGGGCGGACATTAG
- a CDS encoding FAD binding domain-containing protein, giving the protein MRHFRYVKATDIKEAIAMMLSEPEAALLAGGTNLLDLMKYDVSTPTLVIDINGLPLREIRETPEGGLRIGALATNADVAYDERISARYPLLSSAILAGASGQLRNMATIGGNLLQRTRCSYFYDIQIPCNKRKPGSGCPAKTGLNRGHAILGASELCIATHPSDMCVALAAIDAVVIVEGLRGTRAVAFSDFHRLPGEIPQLDTNLLHDEIIVAIDLPPISAQIGHSYLKIRDRLSYAFALVSVAALVKVDDGVITRAALSVGGVAHKPWRDREAETLLVGANAERSVFGQFADRLLHTAVAEEHNGFKIELAHRTVVRCLEQAAAQTPQSQSDKRIR; this is encoded by the coding sequence ATGAGACATTTCCGCTATGTGAAAGCAACCGACATAAAGGAAGCGATTGCAATGATGCTGTCGGAACCTGAGGCTGCATTGCTGGCGGGCGGCACCAATCTGCTCGACCTGATGAAATATGACGTCTCGACGCCCACGCTCGTGATCGACATCAACGGACTTCCGCTCCGGGAAATCAGGGAGACCCCTGAAGGTGGTCTTAGGATCGGGGCTCTTGCGACCAACGCGGACGTCGCGTATGACGAACGGATTTCCGCACGATACCCGTTGCTTTCTAGCGCAATACTTGCGGGTGCGTCTGGGCAGCTACGAAATATGGCCACCATCGGCGGCAACCTGCTTCAGCGCACGCGGTGTTCCTACTTTTATGACATTCAAATTCCATGTAATAAGCGCAAGCCCGGCAGTGGGTGTCCCGCTAAGACAGGTCTGAATCGCGGGCACGCCATATTGGGTGCCAGTGAGCTTTGCATCGCAACCCATCCATCAGATATGTGTGTGGCCCTCGCCGCAATTGACGCTGTCGTCATTGTGGAGGGGCTTCGTGGAACGAGAGCGGTCGCGTTCTCGGACTTCCATCGCCTACCCGGCGAGATCCCACAGTTGGACACGAATCTGCTGCACGACGAGATCATCGTTGCTATAGATCTTCCTCCCATTTCTGCGCAGATAGGGCATAGCTATCTAAAAATTCGCGATCGGCTATCCTACGCTTTCGCCTTAGTGTCCGTTGCAGCACTGGTGAAGGTAGACGATGGCGTCATAACGCGCGCCGCGCTCTCTGTCGGTGGTGTTGCCCACAAGCCATGGCGGGACAGGGAGGCCGAGACTCTTCTAGTCGGCGCGAATGCCGAGAGAAGCGTGTTTGGCCAATTCGCGGATCGGTTGCTCCATACAGCGGTGGCAGAGGAGCATAACGGCTTCAAGATTGAATTAGCGCATAGAACTGTCGTCCGATGCCTGGAGCAGGCGGCAGCACAGACACCCCAGTCGCAGTCCGATAAGCGGATCCGTTAG
- a CDS encoding (2Fe-2S)-binding protein, which yields MIPIEAFPTLELNLVVNGLPRAVNVNPCVTLLDLLREYLHLTGSKKGCDHGQCGACTVLLDGKRVNSCLILAVSREGSTVTTIEGLGSTSKMHPLQSAFIRHDALQCGYCTPGQICSAVGLLREGQAKSRDEIREGMSGNLCRCGAYIGIVDAIADVMASGSTLLEDQ from the coding sequence GTGATTCCGATTGAGGCTTTTCCAACCCTCGAATTGAACCTCGTGGTCAACGGGCTTCCCCGTGCGGTAAACGTGAACCCCTGCGTTACTCTACTGGACCTATTGCGAGAATATCTGCATTTGACGGGATCGAAGAAAGGTTGCGATCACGGCCAATGCGGAGCATGCACAGTTCTGCTTGATGGCAAGCGTGTGAATAGCTGCCTCATTCTGGCGGTGAGTCGTGAAGGCTCGACGGTAACCACAATCGAAGGGCTTGGATCTACGTCGAAGATGCATCCGCTGCAATCCGCCTTCATCCGACATGACGCTCTTCAATGCGGCTACTGCACTCCGGGTCAGATTTGTTCCGCTGTGGGCTTATTGCGCGAGGGTCAAGCAAAGTCGCGAGATGAGATTCGTGAGGGCATGAGCGGAAATCTCTGCCGTTGTGGAGCTTATATCGGTATCGTCGATGCGATCGCGGACGTTATGGCGTCAGGATCAACTCTTTTAGAGGACCAATGA
- a CDS encoding serine hydrolase domain-containing protein, which yields MKLGDRRWLGHTGKPKSFVSLASLSLIFLGYFSPVLATAETRSQRADAILHRAMQDRKIPGMQVAVVIDGRIVFSPSYGVANLQTPVRVTSKTLFSINSITKAFTGIAVMEEVEKGRLNLSVPISTYLTDIPATWGRVNTLQLLGQISGLPDIDAYDDIDFSGIRDEKAAWAWALSQPASPPGEKRDYCQTNLRLVQLIINKLEGRDPDASLIDEELSKAHMVATAYGDSRDVIKNKSQPYRLGDNGAIRNHFERFGPMMRANSGLNTTADDMARWMISVLDGRQMSRESREVMWTLVSLNDGSRSSFALGWDREEHANYTSVGGVGGTRSAFSLYPGYNVGVVILTNLMGANPEELADEVAASFVPGIKLSGVTKFRAEAEKTRYVNLATMLNAAKAQGASSSFDQEELESWIGRLLFSKKAQRALAIAEFDSELFPTSIRPLELIAEAEGASGHLEAETGTYRKILSRDPSNVTALAFFKSR from the coding sequence ATGAAGTTAGGTGATAGACGATGGCTTGGACACACCGGGAAGCCGAAATCATTTGTTTCACTCGCGAGTTTGTCTCTCATTTTCTTAGGATACTTCTCGCCGGTCCTCGCGACCGCAGAAACACGAAGCCAGCGTGCCGACGCGATCCTGCACCGGGCAATGCAAGACCGAAAGATCCCAGGCATGCAGGTAGCCGTGGTCATCGATGGGAGGATCGTCTTTTCGCCGTCATACGGCGTTGCGAATTTACAGACGCCTGTCCGAGTGACCTCGAAAACTCTCTTCTCAATAAATTCCATCACTAAGGCGTTCACCGGAATCGCCGTCATGGAGGAGGTGGAGAAAGGGCGGCTAAACCTGTCGGTTCCAATCTCCACATATCTGACGGACATCCCGGCTACCTGGGGAAGAGTGAACACACTGCAGCTACTTGGCCAGATCTCCGGATTGCCGGACATCGACGCATACGACGACATCGACTTCAGTGGCATCAGGGACGAGAAGGCAGCTTGGGCTTGGGCGCTTTCCCAGCCAGCGTCGCCTCCGGGCGAAAAGAGAGATTATTGCCAAACCAACCTTCGACTAGTGCAGCTAATTATCAACAAGCTTGAGGGACGAGATCCCGACGCGTCTCTGATCGACGAGGAACTCTCGAAGGCCCACATGGTAGCCACTGCTTACGGTGATTCTCGAGATGTCATCAAGAACAAGTCGCAGCCGTATCGACTTGGTGACAATGGTGCAATACGCAATCACTTCGAGCGGTTTGGACCGATGATGCGAGCCAATTCGGGCCTCAACACCACAGCAGACGATATGGCGCGCTGGATGATTTCGGTTCTGGATGGCAGGCAGATGAGTCGAGAGTCCCGGGAAGTCATGTGGACACTCGTTTCCCTGAACGACGGTTCGCGGAGTTCCTTCGCCCTTGGCTGGGATCGTGAAGAGCACGCCAACTATACGTCTGTCGGAGGGGTGGGAGGAACTAGATCAGCCTTTTCGCTTTACCCCGGTTATAACGTAGGCGTCGTAATTCTCACGAATCTCATGGGCGCGAATCCGGAGGAACTTGCGGATGAAGTGGCAGCTTCGTTCGTTCCCGGAATTAAGCTGTCCGGCGTCACGAAGTTTCGTGCCGAAGCGGAGAAAACTCGATACGTAAACCTGGCGACAATGCTCAATGCCGCCAAGGCGCAGGGCGCAAGCAGCAGTTTTGACCAGGAGGAGCTTGAGAGTTGGATAGGGAGGCTCTTGTTCAGCAAGAAGGCGCAGCGCGCTCTAGCAATAGCGGAATTCGATAGCGAGCTCTTTCCGACTAGCATCAGGCCGCTGGAATTGATCGCGGAAGCCGAGGGCGCCAGCGGCCATCTTGAAGCTGAAACTGGAACTTATAGAAAGATCCTTTCACGAGATCCCAGCAACGTGACTGCGCTCGCCTTTTTCAAGAGCAGGTGA